A stretch of the Polynucleobacter tropicus genome encodes the following:
- the htpG gene encoding molecular chaperone HtpG: MTVASKETMGFQAEVKQLLQLMIHSLYSNKEIFLRELISNASDAADKLRFEGIAHPDWYGDDPELKIRVDFDKAARTISISDNGIGMSREEVINNLGTIARSGTKEFFSKLSGDQQKDAALIGQFGVGFYSAFIIADRITVETRRAGLPAADGVRWESDGSGEFTIESIDRPQRGTTITLHLREGEDDFLNSYKLKSIIRKYSDHISLPIQMRKEEWDEEKKEQVIKDELESINQSSALWARNKSEITEEQYNEFYKHLSHDYENPLCYSLNRVEGRNEFTQLLFVPSRAPFDLWDRNKRGGIKLYVKRIFIMDDAEKLMPMYLRFVTGVIDSADLPLNVSREILQESRDIKVIRESSTKRVLSMLEELANSDDEAKKEKYRTFWAQFGQVLKEGVGEDQANQERILKLLRFASTHTDSSEQTVSLAEYVARMKEGQDKIYYVTGETFNAAKNSPHLEIFRKKGVEVLLLSDRVDEWMLSFITEFDGKQLASVAKGGLDLGSLSDEKEKKEHEETEKQFKDLIDRMKKVLEDKAKDVRVTFRLTDSPACLIADENELSGNLLRMLKAAGQQAPDMKPILEINPEHPLLLKLKGNDQQFDDWANLLFDQALLAEGGQLNDPASFVKRMNQLLLK; the protein is encoded by the coding sequence ATGACAGTTGCAAGTAAAGAAACGATGGGGTTCCAAGCAGAGGTAAAACAGCTTCTGCAGTTGATGATTCACTCTTTGTATTCCAATAAGGAGATATTTCTCCGTGAATTGATTTCCAACGCATCAGATGCTGCGGATAAATTGCGGTTTGAGGGCATCGCACATCCCGATTGGTATGGTGACGATCCTGAGCTCAAAATTAGGGTTGACTTTGATAAAGCTGCTAGAACCATTTCTATTTCCGATAATGGTATTGGCATGAGCCGTGAGGAAGTAATCAACAACCTGGGAACGATTGCCCGCTCTGGCACAAAAGAATTCTTTTCGAAACTGTCTGGTGATCAGCAAAAGGATGCTGCGCTGATTGGTCAGTTCGGTGTTGGCTTTTACTCCGCCTTCATTATTGCGGATCGCATCACAGTTGAAACCCGTCGCGCTGGATTACCTGCGGCAGATGGCGTTCGCTGGGAGTCAGATGGCTCTGGCGAATTCACAATTGAGAGCATTGATCGTCCACAGCGTGGAACAACGATTACCTTGCATTTACGTGAGGGGGAAGATGATTTCCTCAACAGCTATAAGCTGAAATCGATTATTCGCAAATACTCCGATCACATTTCTCTGCCAATTCAGATGCGCAAGGAAGAGTGGGATGAGGAGAAGAAAGAGCAAGTCATCAAAGATGAGCTGGAAAGCATCAATCAGTCCTCAGCTCTTTGGGCGCGCAACAAATCTGAAATCACAGAAGAGCAATACAACGAGTTTTATAAGCATCTCTCACATGATTATGAGAATCCGCTTTGCTACTCCTTAAATCGAGTTGAGGGCAGAAACGAATTTACACAATTACTCTTTGTGCCATCTCGTGCACCATTTGATCTATGGGATCGCAATAAGCGTGGCGGCATTAAGTTGTATGTGAAGCGCATCTTCATTATGGACGACGCTGAAAAGCTCATGCCGATGTACTTGCGTTTTGTAACTGGCGTGATTGATTCTGCTGATTTGCCATTGAATGTGTCACGTGAAATCTTGCAAGAGTCACGTGACATTAAAGTGATTCGTGAAAGTTCTACCAAGCGTGTCTTGAGCATGCTGGAGGAGCTTGCCAACAGCGATGATGAAGCGAAGAAGGAAAAATATCGCACCTTCTGGGCTCAGTTTGGTCAGGTCTTAAAAGAAGGTGTTGGCGAAGATCAAGCCAACCAAGAGCGCATCCTAAAGCTCTTGCGTTTTGCGAGCACCCATACCGATTCCTCTGAGCAGACAGTCTCATTAGCTGAGTATGTGGCTCGTATGAAAGAGGGTCAGGACAAGATTTATTACGTTACTGGCGAAACTTTCAATGCTGCCAAGAATAGCCCCCATTTAGAAATCTTCCGCAAGAAAGGTGTTGAGGTTCTCTTGCTTTCAGATCGGGTGGATGAGTGGATGCTTTCATTCATCACTGAGTTCGATGGCAAGCAATTGGCGTCTGTTGCTAAGGGAGGCTTAGATCTGGGTAGTCTGAGCGATGAAAAAGAGAAAAAAGAGCACGAGGAAACTGAAAAGCAATTCAAGGACTTAATTGATCGCATGAAAAAAGTCCTTGAAGATAAAGCTAAGGATGTTCGGGTTACCTTCCGTTTAACGGATTCTCCAGCATGTTTAATTGCTGATGAGAATGAGCTTTCTGGCAATCTGTTGCGAATGCTTAAGGCTGCAGGACAGCAGGCACCCGACATGAAGCCGATTTTGGAAATTAATCCAGAGCACCCATTGCTATTAAAGCTTAAGGGTAATGATCAGCAATTTGATGATTGGGCTAATTTATTGTTCGATCAGGCGCTGTTGGCAGAAGGTGGTCAATTAAATGATCCAGCAAGCTTTGTGAAACGAATGAATCAATTGCTGCTTAAGTAA
- a CDS encoding hydroxymethylglutaryl-CoA lyase — translation MTRIYFNDVVTRDGFQIEPNFIPTEDKVRLIDAMSQCGFAKIEVTSFTSPKAIPMLRDAEEVMGKIHRVPGVEYTVLVPNLRGAERALESRADEFNLVMSTSETHNLANLRMTREKSFAGLAEVIKYVDGKTPINISLSTAFGCPMEGDVPQEVVEQFCQRFADLGVRGLTICDTTGMANPAQVTKMSESLQKKFPQLQLTMHFHNTRGMGLANVLAAVQSGIVRFDGSLGGLGGCPYAPGASGNISSEDAIHMLDAMGYDTGMNIPKLLDLARELPQIVGHSVPGQVAKAGRSCDLHPAPEYIHDLK, via the coding sequence ATGACCAGAATATATTTCAATGACGTAGTAACTAGAGACGGATTTCAGATTGAGCCGAACTTTATTCCAACGGAAGATAAGGTGCGCTTAATTGATGCCATGAGTCAGTGCGGTTTCGCAAAAATCGAAGTGACCTCCTTTACATCTCCTAAAGCCATTCCAATGCTAAGAGATGCCGAAGAGGTGATGGGGAAGATACACAGAGTTCCTGGTGTTGAATATACGGTGCTGGTGCCCAATCTTCGCGGCGCAGAACGCGCTCTAGAATCCCGTGCGGATGAATTTAATCTAGTGATGTCCACATCCGAAACACACAATCTCGCAAATTTGCGCATGACCCGTGAGAAAAGTTTTGCGGGATTGGCCGAGGTAATTAAATACGTGGATGGAAAAACGCCAATCAATATTTCTTTATCGACTGCGTTTGGCTGCCCTATGGAGGGCGATGTTCCACAAGAGGTGGTTGAGCAATTCTGCCAACGCTTTGCGGATCTAGGGGTTCGCGGTCTAACAATATGTGATACGACTGGCATGGCAAACCCAGCACAAGTTACAAAAATGTCAGAGTCTTTGCAGAAGAAATTTCCGCAATTGCAACTGACTATGCACTTTCATAACACGAGAGGCATGGGTTTGGCCAATGTGCTGGCGGCAGTGCAGAGTGGCATCGTTCGGTTTGATGGGTCTCTGGGTGGTTTGGGTGGTTGCCCATATGCGCCTGGTGCTAGCGGCAATATCTCTAGTGAAGACGCCATTCATATGTTGGATGCTATGGGATATGACACAGGCATGAATATTCCTAAATTATTAGATCTTGCAAGAGAGTTGCCTCAGATAGTGGGTCACTCAGTTCCAGGGCAAGTTGCCAAAGCGGGGCGTAGTTGTGATTTACATCCTGCGCCTGAATATATTCATGATCTTAAATAA
- a CDS encoding LysR family transcriptional regulator, whose protein sequence is MKPQINPARIDFVTLKLFCAIAQSGSITKGANECSLALSAASRRISELEETVGLTLLDRSAKGVTLTQAGHAVMQHALRLFQGFEQFSNELGEYAKGIKGHVRLWANMSALTEFLPTSLAGFLKAHPDIQVEVEEQISGDIVKALLDGIADIGVFADGTPTAGLETHIIGQDELVVVCSKSHAIKNRKSISFEECLDYDFVGLNRGSSLLELTSRQAERLSKQMRLRIQVRSYDAMCQMIGVNLGVGILPLQACAPQIKAMDLKVVRLEDTWAKRNLLLATKEHGRQSPACILLIEHLLQKSRS, encoded by the coding sequence ATGAAACCCCAAATTAACCCCGCCAGGATCGACTTTGTCACCCTGAAGCTGTTTTGCGCCATTGCCCAATCTGGCAGCATTACCAAAGGGGCCAATGAATGCAGCCTCGCGCTCTCAGCAGCCAGCCGCAGAATTTCTGAGCTAGAAGAGACGGTTGGACTGACACTTCTTGATCGATCAGCAAAGGGCGTCACTCTGACTCAGGCTGGCCATGCAGTGATGCAACACGCCTTACGTCTTTTCCAAGGCTTTGAGCAATTTAGCAATGAGCTTGGTGAGTACGCTAAAGGCATCAAAGGGCATGTCCGCCTATGGGCCAATATGTCTGCGCTGACTGAGTTTTTGCCAACTTCTCTTGCTGGATTCTTAAAAGCACATCCCGACATTCAGGTAGAAGTAGAAGAACAAATCAGTGGCGATATTGTCAAAGCACTGCTTGATGGCATTGCGGATATTGGCGTGTTTGCAGACGGCACTCCAACAGCTGGATTGGAAACCCACATCATTGGTCAAGACGAATTAGTTGTAGTTTGCAGTAAATCTCACGCAATCAAGAATCGCAAAAGCATCTCATTTGAAGAATGTCTGGACTATGACTTTGTTGGACTCAATCGTGGCAGCTCATTACTTGAGCTCACCTCAAGACAGGCTGAGCGACTAAGCAAACAAATGCGCCTACGAATTCAGGTTCGAAGTTACGATGCGATGTGCCAAATGATCGGGGTAAATTTAGGTGTAGGCATATTGCCGCTACAAGCCTGTGCCCCACAGATCAAGGCCATGGATCTCAAAGTGGTGCGCCTTGAGGATACTTGGGCAAAGCGCAATCTACTTCTGGCCACCAAGGAGCATGGCCGCCAATCTCCGGCCTGCATATTACTCATTGAGCACCTCCTTCAAAAATCAAGAAGTTAA
- a CDS encoding NAD(P)H-dependent oxidoreductase, whose protein sequence is MSLLDKLKWRYATKKMDPSKEVPAEKVEQILEAIRLTASSSGLQPYELIVITNKDLREKIKAIANNQSQITDCSHLVVFAAWDHYTEQRINDAFDMTEQVRNFKNDAGIAYRQMLLKNYPARDPEVNFTHTAKQAYIGLGTALIAAAEAEVDATPMEGFDPKALDEILGLKEKGLRSVVMLPLGYRKSDEDWLLNLKKVRRPAEQFVSWIK, encoded by the coding sequence ATGAGTCTTTTAGATAAACTGAAATGGCGCTATGCCACCAAGAAAATGGATCCTAGCAAAGAGGTTCCAGCGGAAAAAGTAGAGCAAATTCTAGAAGCCATCAGATTGACGGCAAGTTCTAGCGGCTTACAGCCCTATGAACTCATAGTGATTACTAATAAAGATTTACGTGAAAAGATTAAAGCGATTGCCAACAATCAATCTCAAATTACTGACTGCTCTCATCTAGTAGTTTTTGCAGCGTGGGATCACTACACAGAACAGCGTATTAATGATGCGTTTGATATGACAGAACAAGTTCGCAACTTTAAAAATGATGCAGGTATTGCTTATCGACAAATGCTCCTAAAAAATTACCCAGCAAGAGATCCGGAAGTCAATTTCACGCACACAGCCAAGCAGGCATACATTGGTCTTGGAACTGCTTTGATTGCCGCAGCAGAGGCGGAAGTAGATGCCACTCCGATGGAAGGCTTTGATCCTAAAGCCCTAGATGAGATCCTTGGTCTAAAAGAAAAAGGGTTGCGTAGCGTCGTTATGCTTCCATTGGGCTACCGCAAATCTGATGAAGATTGGTTGCTAAATCTCAAGAAGGTAAGACGTCCTGCTGAGCAATTTGTGAGTTGGATTAAGTAA
- a CDS encoding CaiB/BaiF CoA transferase family protein: protein MEPLAGLKVIEMGQLIAGPFAAKTLADFGADVVKIEPPKVGDALRKWRLLKDGTSVWWQVQSRNKRSLSLDLRQTDAQDIVRKLATEADILIENFRPGTLEGWGLAPEKLLELNPKLIILRISGYGQTGPYKDKPGFGVVAEAMGGLRHLTAEPGRVPVRVGVSIGDTLASLHGVIGILLALQERHRSGKGQVIDVALYEAVFNCMESLLPEYSAFGEVRQAAGSALPGIAPSNAYQCADGGYVLVAGNGDSIFKRLMKLIGRDDLGNDPELENNDGRVKRVQELDQAIGMWAKAIATDKALELLDSAAVPAGRIYTVADIANDPHYRARENIQTIQMQDGSNLEVPGVLPKLSRTPGSIKTLAPTIGQNTDEILKEIGLNDSQISSLKERGVAFTQ from the coding sequence ATGGAGCCGCTTGCAGGGTTAAAAGTGATTGAGATGGGTCAGTTGATTGCCGGTCCATTTGCCGCAAAGACGTTGGCAGATTTTGGTGCGGATGTAGTAAAGATTGAGCCTCCAAAGGTAGGTGATGCATTGCGTAAATGGCGCCTATTGAAAGATGGCACTTCTGTTTGGTGGCAAGTGCAATCCAGAAATAAACGTTCGCTCTCATTGGATTTACGACAAACGGATGCGCAAGACATTGTTAGAAAGCTCGCCACAGAAGCGGATATCTTGATTGAGAACTTTCGTCCTGGAACATTAGAAGGCTGGGGCCTTGCTCCAGAAAAATTACTTGAGCTAAATCCAAAACTCATCATTCTGCGAATCAGTGGGTATGGTCAGACAGGTCCTTATAAAGACAAGCCTGGTTTTGGTGTTGTTGCAGAAGCCATGGGTGGTTTGCGCCATTTAACCGCAGAACCTGGACGGGTTCCGGTCCGCGTAGGCGTTAGCATTGGCGATACCTTGGCATCTTTGCATGGCGTAATCGGAATCTTATTGGCATTGCAAGAGCGTCACCGTAGTGGTAAAGGTCAAGTGATTGATGTGGCTTTATATGAAGCGGTATTTAATTGCATGGAAAGCTTGCTGCCTGAGTACAGCGCTTTTGGTGAAGTTAGACAGGCAGCTGGTAGCGCATTACCCGGTATTGCTCCATCAAATGCATATCAGTGCGCCGATGGTGGCTATGTCTTAGTTGCTGGTAATGGCGATAGTATTTTTAAGCGCTTGATGAAACTCATTGGGCGCGATGATTTGGGTAATGATCCTGAGTTAGAAAATAATGATGGTCGTGTAAAGCGAGTGCAAGAGCTAGACCAAGCTATTGGAATGTGGGCAAAAGCGATTGCTACTGATAAGGCACTTGAATTACTTGATTCAGCAGCCGTCCCCGCAGGACGTATCTACACAGTTGCGGATATTGCCAATGATCCTCATTACCGGGCGCGAGAAAATATTCAAACGATTCAAATGCAGGACGGTAGCAATCTAGAAGTGCCTGGCGTATTGCCAAAGCTGTCACGTACGCCAGGATCAATTAAGACGCTTGCGCCAACAATTGGCCAAAATACCGATGAAATCCTAAAAGAAATCGGTTTGAATGACTCTCAAATTTCCTCCCTAAAAGAACGTGGCGTTGCCTTTACACAATAA